CCGCCATACCGGTTTTATGGCCCACCTTTTTCTTGAACCTCCTGTAGGGTACAGGCCTGCGCATGTTAATTACGTCCTCTAAGAAGCGTTTAGCTCTCTCCAAGCTCAAGCCTCTTATTGCGTCAAGGACTTCGACCGCATCCTTATAGGATATCCTGAGGTCGCGTCCGGCAGCTATCGCCGTCCGAACTGGATCCAACTGTACAGAGAAGCTCCACCTAGGCACAAGCCACGCTGCAGGAGAGGCCCTTTTAAAACCTGGTGGTCGGCCCAAGAACACATATATAGGCGCTAAGAAGGAGAGCCTGGAGCCCCGGTAGCTCAGCCGGGCCAGAGCGCCGGCCTTGTATTCCGCTCGAATCGACGAGAGAGCCGGAGGACCCGGGTTCGAATCCCGGCCGGGGCTCCACAATAGAGGCAGAAGAGCTTTAAGGGGCGCCAGCTCAAGTTGATCGATGATGAGTGATCTGCCGGACGATTTGTGAAGAGAGGATTGACTCTGATCCGACTGTCGCGCGGAGGACCGCCAAGTAACCTATGAAGCTCTATATACCACCTTATACAGCTGAATTTGTAAAGTACATCATCAAGAAAAGGTGATCATTAAAGGGCCTTCATTAGAATGAGAGGAGCTAGCATCGCAGTGAAAGATCTCACGAAGTCCTACGGTCCAATTAGGGCACTTGATGGTATCACTTTTGAAGTTGAGCAGGGTGAATACTTCGTTGTTCTCGGGCCAATCGGCTCAGGTAGAAGTACGCTGCTCAAGTGTATCGCAGGTCTTGAGCAGCCGGATAGTGGGGACATCCTTTTTGACGGTTCAAGCGTGGTTGGATTGCCACCCGACAAGAGGCTTGCAGGCTATATGCCTCCCGGCTACGCGCTCTTCCCCCATATGACGGTGTGGGAGAATGTTGCCTATGGCCTGTGGATCAAGGGGTACCCAAAGCACGAGATCGAAAGGCGCGTTGAAGAAGCGTTGAAACTAGTCGGCTTGTTGCACCGAGCTGATAGTTACCCGCACCAGTTGTCAGGTGGGCAGCGTCAACGAGTAGCTTTAGCTAGGGCTTTAGCCTCCGGCGCTAGGCTTCTGCTGTTGGACGAGCCGCTAACAGCCCTCGATGCGGTCTTGACGCTTGAGGTTCGGAGGGAGGTGCGTAGGGTTGCGAAGAGTTTGGGTTTGACTGTGATTCATGTTACGCATAATCAGGAGGAGGCGATGGCTGTTGCTGACAGAATTGCCGTAATGAGGAGGGGGAGGATTGAGCAGATCGGTGAGCCGGAGGATGTATACTTCCACCCTCGGTCCCCCTTTTGCGCTAAATTCGTGTCAGGGGCTAACCTACTGCGAGGGCAGTTAATCGAGTCGTACGGCGTGGTGGGCCTAGCGAAAGTCGAAGGATTGGGCGTGGTTAAAGTCGAGCATCGCGGCCTAAGACGAGGATCCACCGTTTTGGTCGCAGTTAGACCAGAAAGCATAGAATTGGGTGAAGGAAGGTTTCGTGGGAGGATAGTCGACGTATCCCTGGTTGGTGGTATAGCGAGGGTATGGCTTCAGATAGGAAACTTACGGCTGGAGGCCGACGTCGAGCCGAGATTAAGCTTGAGAGCCGGTGCGGACATAAACTTCGACGTATCTGAACCCCTGCTCGCGTATGAATTCAGAGGACTCGAGGAGGAGGTGGAGCTATGAGCGGTGTGGCCCTCCACGTTTTAAACTTGTCAAAGCGCTTTGGCAACATCGTAGCTCTAGACAAAGTCTCCTTCGAGGTGAGAGAGGGAGAGTACTTCGCTATAATTGGGCCGAGCGGCTCGGGAAAGAGCACGCTGCTTAAGTGTATTGCAGGCCTCGAGCGCCCTGACAACGGGAAAGTATACATTTTCGGGAGATTAGTAAATGATCTTCCTCCAGAAAAGAGGGAAATAGGATTGATATTTCAGGAAATATACCTTTTCCCCCACATGACTGTCAAGAGTAACGTACTGTACCCGGCTGTAGTTAAAGGGGTGAAGAGCGCGGAGGATACCGCACGTGAAATACTGTCCTCAATGGGCATCGAATTGAGGGCGGCTAGCCTACCCAGCGAGCTTAGCCTGGGAGATCAACAGAAGGTGGCTCTGGCTAGGGCTTTAGCCTCCGGCGCTAGGCTATTGCTGCTGGACGAGCCGTTCGGCTCAATGGATCCCCGAACAGCTGAGAGACTCCGATACGAGGTGCGTAGGGTTGCGAAGAGTTTGGGTTTGACTGTGATTCATGTTACGCATAATCAGGAGGAGGCGATGGCTGTTGCTGACAGAATTGCCGTAATGAGGAGGGGGAGGATTGAGCAGATCGGTAGTCCTCTCGAGCTGTACCTCAGGCCTAGATCACTTTTTGTGGCAAGGTTCATCGGCGGAGAGAATAACTTCCTAGTAGGTAAAGTAGTGGAAGCGAGTGGGGATTTCGCTGTGCTTGATATCGGGTCAGCAGTCCTGAAGGGTCGGGGTTCAGTGACGAGCGGGCTCGCAGTACTAACCATTAGACCCGAAAAGTTGAGGTTCGCGAACGATGGGCGGATCGAAGGAGTCGTCGATATGCGCGAGTTTCTGGGCAAAACCTACAAGTACGTGATTCGGTTAAATGGAGGGGTTTCGTTGATCGTGAGATCGCGTGAGAAAATCGAGGTGGGGGCCAGCGTACGACTGACTTTTAACCCGGAGGATGCTCTGGTCTTTCCGTACCCGAAGGAGGGGCTTGAGGAGGCGGTAAGGTATGAGTAGTGAAGGCATTTTAGCCTGGTTTAGCGATAAGAGGCGGGAGAAGGTTCTCCAGTCTTTGGAGGCCCACGTGCGTGAAGTTATGAACTGCGTCAAGGCCCTCCAAGAGCTAATCGTTTCCTGGAGAACTGGCACGATCGATCTTACTGCCCGCTACAACGCCGTGAAGGCCTTCGAAAAGGCGGCTGATAATTTGAGAAACTCAACTGCCAGGTTGCTGGCTGGTGGAAGTGCAGGCGACGCTGTTGAAAGAACATTCTTGTTGAGGTTGATGGGCCGTGTCGACAGGATTGCCGATTGGTCGCTGGAAGCTGCCCGCGTGATAACAATTCTGAGCTCGTACGAGGTTCCGAGCCAAGTACGTGACGTGTACGTGGCAATGTCTTCCAAGTTGGGAGCTATAGTTGAAGCTACGTATGGCGCTGTCAAATACCTTAAGGAAGAACCTTTAGCTGCGTTAAACGCTGCTGATACGGTAGAGAAATTAGAGGAGGACATCGATTCTGTTTACGCTGAATGCCGAACCCTCCTTATAGATGCGGCATCAAACCTGTCGGCCCCCATCGTGGTGATGCTTTTCAGCGCTTTAGATGCGCTCGAGCATGTAGCTGATGCTTGCGAAGACGCTTGCGATATAGTTCGAGAGGTTGTGGTGAGATTAACGTGGTGAAGAGGGGTTACTTGCTACTCCTGACAGGGCTTCTGATAGGCTTACTCTGTGGCGTCCTGATGTCTAGAGTTTACGGCTACAGAGTAGCTCTCTCCACATCAGGAGCACCTGAGAGGATCGAGCTGGTCTTCCTTTTCACGAGTGAGAAGGAGGCTTGGATTAACGCTATTAAACCGCTTTTCGAGAAACATTTCCGGGAAAAGTACGGCATAGAGCTGGAGTTAAAGCTGTACGTGACAGGCTCGCACGAGACCGTCAACCTAATACTGAGCGGTAGCGTAAAACCGGATGTCTGGAGCCCCGCTTCGAGCATATGGATACCGTACCTTGAAGAGAAGTGGAAGAAAATGCATGGCAACGATATCGTAGGCGAATGGTACCCGATAGCGCTAAGCCCCCTTGTCTTAGCTGGGTGGGGCGATCTTGTCGCTCGGTACGGTGTCAGGGGGTTTGCCGACCTCTACATGCTCGCTAAGGCAGGCGTCGACTTCAAGTATGGCCATACAGACCCTATGCTTTCAAATAGCGGCCTTATGGCGCTGCTCTTGCAATTCTGTGAGGCTGTGAATAAGACCCCCGATCAGCTGACAATCGACGATATCAGAAACCCTAAAACGCTTGAAATCGTTAAGACGATAGAGTCGAAGGCGGTGTTCTACGGTAAATCTACGGGGTTCTTCGGCGAGTGGGCGGTCGAGAACGGGCCTCAAGCCATCTCCTTCTTCGCTGTATACGAGAACGTGGTGATAAGCACCGCAGCTAAAGCGCGCGCTAAATGGGGAACGGGCTTAGTAGCGGTCTATCCAAGGATTGGGGTTCTCTACAGCGATCACCCGCTCGTCATGATAGATGCTGAGTGGGTGGACCCGTGGAAGAAGCTCGCAGCCCGCGAGCTCCTTCTTTTCCTGCTTCAGCCTGAAGTGCAGGAGCTTGCTCAGCGTTTCGGTTTTCGCCCGGTGAACCCCCTGGTTCACCTTAACGAGTCAATATTTAATGAAGACAATGGTGTCCTTGGCGAGATAAAGGCGAGGGCTCTTAAACCTCCAAGAGGAGATGTGCTTGAGGCGATTCTGGAGGTTTGGGTTGAAGTACGAAACCCCGGGGTGTAGTGAGTGAGGTTCGTTAAGTACGTTAAGTCCGCCTACACTATAGCGGTTCTGGCTATTTCATCTTTCCTCGTGCTTGCCCCCTCTTTATACGTTGTAGTCTACGTAGTAATGCATGCCGGGAAGGTTGTAGAGGAGGCTTTTAACCACTACATAGTGGGAAGCGGTTACTGGCAGTTGATAGTAAAGGCTCTCTCCCTCTCCCTCAGGCTCTCTCTATCGACGCTTGCGTTAAATTTGGCCATCGGAGTACCCCTTGCTTACATTATATCGCGTCGCCGCATCAGGGGGTACGAGCTTCTTGAGAACGTAGCTACCCTCGCTTTAGTGCTACCGACTTCAGCATTCGGTTTCTCCGTGTTAATAACATGGAGCAGTCCACTCGGCCTAGCGTCATTCTTCAACCTTGGTAGGGGAATCATCTCGCAGGAATTCGTGATACCCGTGATCAATGTGCCCGCACTCCTATTGATAACGCACGTGGCCCTTTCTCTCCCGTACCTTGTCAGGCCGCTAACGGCGGCGTTGGAGACTCTAGGGGAAGCCTACGAGCTCGTTTCTAGATCCTTAGGGGCATCCACTCTCACCACGTTCCGCCGCGTGGTTCTCCCCCTCATGCTACCGAGCTTAGTTTCAGGTTCTGTGCTTGCGCTCACCCGCTCGCTCGGGGAGACAGGGGCCAGCGTTATCGTTGCCGGAGTAAACGTACCTGCAAGCGTCGCTATAGTGAGGCTTGTCGGGGCACTACGCTTCGGGCTAGCCAGTTTTCTCGCCAGTCTCATGGTTGCATCAACTATGGCCCTCGTACTGCCGATCGAGCTCTTATCTAAGAGAATAGGACTGGGTAGGGAAGTTAAAGATACAAGAGTAGAACGAATGCTAGTAAAAATTGAGTCTAAGCTTTCACATGGGCGTTTTCTGACAAGCTCATTCAAAGCTTTCATTGTAGCTGTACTCTTCCTGGTAGTCCTTCTTCCCGTGCTTTTTGTGATGAAGAGTACGATCGAGTACTGGAGCCGTGAACCATATACCGGGAGAGTTGAGGGAGGCATCCTTTACCAAGTGTTTGGGCCTGTTGGTTACTGGCCTCTCATCATAAGGGCCGCCTTAAATTCACTTGTCGTCGCAGGCCTTTCCACACTCGTTGCCACCTACCTCTCGATCCTGCTTTTCACAGCTATCAGGGGGACAAAGTTGGTACCAGTTATCAGGGCGCTCTTTAGGATCCCGCTGGTCGTTCCAACGAGCGCGACAGGCCTTTCGGCCCTTTTACTATACGGTGAAAACGGTCTTCGGCTGGCGCATCCCAGCATCTGGCTCACGATAATGGTGCATATAGCCTTCACGACGCCAGTCGTGTTCGAAACTCTCATGTCAGCTAGCGAGAGCATAAAGCCCGAGACGTTCGAGGAGGTCGCACGAACGCTCGGTGCATCGCCCTACGATGCTCTGGAGACAATAACGCTTCCCATGCTCAAGCGCGGCATAGTGGCTGGGGCCGTTCTTGCTCTTCTAAGCTCGCTCGGTGAAACAGGCGCAACGATGATGGTGATGGGCAGCGACATAACACTCACTGTACTCGTAGTGAACATGGCTGAAGCAATGGCAATCCCAGCGGCTCTTTTCACTTCGACCCTCCTTTTGGCCTACGCTCTTGTAGCCTTGACACTTCTTCGCAGGGTCGTGCGCTGAAACACTGGCGGCAACATTGTGCTTGAGTTAGCCGATATGCACTAAAACCACCCCCTCTGTAGCTTCTAGCGTTATGTACTACGTGGTTTGCAGCTGGTGCTCTTACGTGCTTCACGCTGGCGAAAAACCGGTAGATGTACTAAAGATATTGTCCAGGTATGGGGATAAGTGCCCCAGGTGTCTCCGGAAGCTTTCTCTGGAGCCTAAGAAAATAGTGGTTAGGGTTCGGAAAAAGTAGCGCACGCCAAGAGGGGTCTCGCACAAATTTTTAAGCCCCGTCGACAGTATCTAGGCGATGAGGAACGAGGGCTGGAAGTCGCTACTGGCTAAACTTGCGCGAGGGCTTACTGCGTGCATAAGCTTCTTTGCGAAACCGAGCTTCATTGCCGCATTAGTTGTTACCCTCAGCGTCGTTATAGCTCTTCTTCTGAGATTGGCTCCCCTCAGATGGGGGGTGTACCTAAACGAGTTCGACCCCTTCTACGAGTACTACCTGGCTGAGAAACTGCTTGAGAAGGGTAATGGCAGCCTACTAAGAGGGCTTGCGTGGTGGTTCAGCTGGTGGTTTGATAGGGGGGAGAGAGACACGTTGTTCTGGGCGCCCTTTGGGAGGGATTTAAGGGCAAGTAGTCAACTCGGAGCACCTCTCTTTTCAGCTTCAGTTTATAAGCTTCTGAAGGATCTTGGATTTGAAGTGGATTTGTACACGGTGCACGCCTTTATTCCGGCTGTGTGGGCTGCGACAGCTAGCATCTTCGCCTACCTTCTGGCCAAGGAGGTCTGGGATTCGAGCGCGGGGGTTCTCGCAGCAGTATTCATGGCTTGTAGCTGGCCTTTCATCTTCAGGACGAACTTAGGAGCGAAGCACGAGGGTGTAGCTATACCGTTCATGCTGCTAACGCTCTACCTGTTGATCAGCGGGGCAAGGAGAGGGTCGGTGCTGAGGGGCCTCCTCGCCGGTTTAGCGATGGGCATAGTCATCCTAGCTTGGGGTGGCTTCCTATACGCTTGGAACCTCGTCTCCCTCACTGTACTAGTCTGGCTGCTCTTCAACCCGGAAGACGTCAACGTAGCGAAGGCCTTCCTACCCCTCATTGTAATCGCCGATATCTTAATAGCGGTTATGCCGCGCTTCGGGCCAATCTATGCTTTCGCCTCGTATGCTGCGTTGCTGCCGTGGTCGGCTAAACTGTTATCCGTGCTCGTTATGCTGCACCGCGTTCCTAGGATGGGTTTGCGCTTGGATAGGAAGACTGCCTCGATCGTTGCGGGTGGTCTGGCGGTTGTAGCTCTGATCCTGTGGTACATGGGGCTCCTGACGGCGCTCCCGGGCAGAATCATGGCCATTCTGCTTCCCGTGCTTCGCGAGGTCGGAGTAACTACGGTAGCTGAGCATGCGGTACCCACGTGGGCCTCCATCTACGGTAGCTACGGTATGCTCCTCCCTCTTTCGGGTTTCGGAGCCCTACTATGCGGCTACAAGTATAGGAGGAGGATCGAAGATACTCTCATGCTGCTGTTCTGGGTCAGCGCAGCCTACGCTGCCGCATCTATGGCCAGGCTTACCTTAATTATGGCGCCGGCCGTAGCGTTGCTAGCCGGGTATGCAATAAGCGAGCTCATGGAGGGGGCCATGCGATTGTGGCGGCAGAAGTCGAGTGCCAAAAGGGGGCTTCAACCGGGCTTTGAGCTGGCTCTCCTCCCCCTCGCGATAGTGCTTTTACTGCCTCTCCCCACCGTAGCCGACACGAACTCCATAGCAGCGACGCACCAACCCGCTTTGATACTTTCCTCCTCGATCCCAGTATTGGACTACAACTACCAGTACTTAGATTGGCTCTCAGCTCTCGAATGGATCAAAGCTAATGTGCCGAAGAACGCTGTCATAGCCACGTGGTGGGACTACGGCTACTGGATCTCCGTGAACACGGGAAGGAACACCACCTGCGATAATGCTACGATAGACACGAAGCAGATACAAAGGATCGCCACCGCCTTCCTTTCGAGCGAGGAGGAAGCGTTGAAGATTTTTAGGGAGTTGAATGTAACCTATGTAGTCGTATTCGAGCCTTTCCTCAGGGCTCAACTACAGTACTTAGGCAACGTTTACTTCTCACCGGCGTACGGAGGCGTTGGAGGAGATCTGGCAAAAAGCTACCAAATGGCTCGCTGGATCGGTGCAGACCCCAATCGGTACGTTGGCATAGGGTATGTAGACAATTACCCTGTGCTCGTGCCCGCAGACACTCCGGAAGCGCGCAACGCTACCTTGTACCGCCTCCTCTTCGTCAAAACGTTGGAGAGGCGACTCTTCATATTCGAGAAGCTGCCGTTCTATGGAACACCAATATCCAACTATCGGGGTCCCAGCCCGGATATACCCCCGCCCACTCACTTCAAACTAGTCTACGCCTCTAGGCCTAACGAGTGGGTTTTGGTCTTCAAAGTCGAATACCCAAGTGATTAAACGGAACCCTGATTGCGAGCAGATTGCATTTTAAGCATCCTCCTGTACTTGCTATACTTATCTTCCGGAGAGAACCTGGGGGGATGAGGTATACGCACGGGGCCGCCGCACTTGGGGCAACCTTCCCTATTGAGAGTGTAAGTGCCGCACCTTGTACACTTCCTCAATAACCATCTCGAAACCATAGCTCCACTACTCCAATTTCAACCTCTCAAAGGATGCCTGGCAACCTTTTTCGCTTGCTCTAGAAAGAATCGCCTTACTAACTTCATTGATGAACGCTTCAATTCGTTTTGGATCATAAGCCTCTATGTCCATCCTATACCTAGGCGGTCCAACGACGTAGAACCGGGCCGTTAGATCGGGAAAGGACTTGATCACCTCGCTCCAGGCCCCGAGAATACTACGCAGTCTTTCTACACCGTCGCCGTGGGTACAGCTTACTGAGAACATTAAACTCGCTTTAACTTTTGGTATTCTTACGTAACTTTTAGCCAGCTCATAAAGTACCGAGAGCCAAGGCTCCTTGACTCCCGCTCGCTGAAGAGCCTCAGGGCCCTCCTTTACAGCAGCCTCTAAACCAGCGAGAGTGTCGCCGTAAAAGTTTTCGAGGTTTAGGGCTACTTCAAGTGCCTCCTCTATGCTTTTATTCAATTTTTCAGCCGATAATTCTAACAATTTCATCGATCTCTGAAAACGTTTCCATTCTTGCATTTTCTTCCTTCTTTCGCTATCGGTAACTCTTTTCAGAGAGACGTCAACTAGACCGCGTCGCGGGTCGACACGGATAACCTTGAACACCCTCTTCTGGCCCACTTTCAGAACCTCCCTTATGCTCTTAAACCACGAGTGCGACACTTCGTTTAAGGGAACGTAAGCTTCAAGGTTAAGGTACTCATCCAATGTCACGAATGCTCCATGCTCTTCGATCCTCTTTACGGTTCCGATCACAAGTTCGTGAAGCTTTGGGAGCCGTTTAACGGTGGTCACCAGACCCCCCTAGAACTTATCTAAGACACGAACAGGTTGCGCCTCTATGATGGCTTTACCTCCGGTCGGCTTAGCCAGTCCGCGACCGCAGACCCTGCAGAAAACTGGCGTTGATGAATGGCTGAACAATACTTGCTCGTTGCCGCAGTCAGGGCATCTCACTAGTATGAAGCGGCTTCTGGGAACTGGTTTGAGAATTTTACTGAATTTAGGCATACCTATCACGCTTTTTCAACTATTTCTAGCTTTTTCATTCTGCCCAAGCTTCTGTGTTGTATGTAGCCGCAAACAGAGCATTTTATCTTAATCACCTGCTTTTCGGTGACCTTAGCAAACTCCTTCTGCTCGGGCTTCCTCTTTGATCCATAGCCTTTCTGCTTCCTTAGGTAGCGTCGCTGCCCCTCCGCCAATGTCCGTCTCTTTCCGGGCTTGTAGAGTGTTACGCTATGATTGGTATGAGTCTTGCAGCGCGGACAATACGTTCTGATCGCCCTTGGAAACTTCATCTCAACTCACCCTTGCCGTTTTCCCGAGCTTAAAAACGTTTAGCTAGGTCTGCACAGCCGGTCATCGACGTCTTTCAGGTTGAACCGTCCGGAAGAAAGGTGGCGTACACAAACCAGACTCTGCGGGAGCATATAACCTCGCCAAGCTTTGTTTTATCCCCTCCTTTAAGAGACTTGTAATTGGACTGAGAAGCCTTCGCGGATCAAACGGTAAAACTCATGATTATTTCAACAGTTTCGTCGCGAGCCAGCATGTCAGCGTCGCTTAACGGTAAGACAGCTATGTCGCCGATCGAGAAGGGACCTAGAAGCTTTCCGTTCGATAGCACCAGCTTAGTGTACGGTTTCTTAAAAGAAACTAGCGCCATCATGTTAAATCCTCGTACGGGTAGAGCAGTAGATCTATCTTCTCTCTCGGGCACTTCCTCTTGCTCCTTAGCCTCTTCACATGTTATTCTACTGAGGATGCTAAGAATGCTCTTCAGCAAAGCGGCTTCCTGCTTGGGTAATCGTTTCTCGGGTATGACACCGTGTGTCCAGAGGTAGTTAAGCTCCTTGGTCAACCTCAATATAAGCAGCTTCTTAACAGTCGCTTTCGCGCGCTCTGCAAGCTCATCGGGCAGTTCAGTTGTGTTTCTGCCCGTCTCAGTGCTTAGCGATTTTAACCAATTCTGAACGTTGTCATAAAAGTCTTCTTCAAGGTCGAGTAACTCCCCTGTTTCAAGTTCCCTTCGCAAAGCGCTCTGAAGCTCTGTCAGCAGCTTCATTCCCAAGAGAAGTTTATGGTGAGAGCTTTAAGATAGTTGCTCACGTTTAAAGCAGGACAAACTTGGAGAAGCTGACTCCGTTGAGCAGCATGTACACAGCCGCGTAGAGGGGCAGTGTTCTCGAAGATGCGGTCGAACTGATGTCTAAGACAGTTTTTGGGGGTTCGTTCTCGAATTTCACGGCTACTTCACCATCCCTGAAAACTTTGGCTCTCTCGAGAAGATCCTCGCTCTCCAAATCCTGTACGGTGAGTGGAGTAACGCGCAACCCAGTCTTGCCGTGCAAGCTATTCGGTAATCTTATTAAACGCTTAGTATCCACGGTAACTCTCTCGTCTATGGCAACGGCCTCCTTCGCTATACACTCGCTGAGCAGCTTTCTCCATTCCTCTAAGCTTAAGACAGGGTTTTCTTCCCCCGTCGTCAGTACTGCCCAACGGGCTATCCGTCCATACCAACCAGAGACTGGCATTCCGTAGCGTAGCTTGTAACCGCCTGCCGTCTTGATTACCATCTGTTTGATGTCCAAACCTAAACCCTTTATGTGGTCAACTATCTCGCGCCTGCCGTCCTGGCTTACCCACCTAACTTCCTCGCTTTCTACGCGCACGTGGAAACCCCTGTGCCCAGAGAACGTGATGAAGAGGTCGTGGGAAGTGAAGCCGAAATCTCGCTCTAAGAAATCCACGAGTTTCAGGATCTCGTCGCGCGCGACGCTGATGCAAACGTTGCAGACCCAGGT
Above is a genomic segment from Thermofilaceae archaeon containing:
- a CDS encoding 50S ribosomal protein L22, whose translation is MPRWSFSVQLDPVRTAIAAGRDLRISYKDAVEVLDAIRGLSLERAKRFLEDVINMRRPVPYRRFKKKVGHKTGMAAGRYPVKAARAILRVLKDAEANAAYKGLDTEKLWVVHAAAHKGTKIRAYMPRAFGRATPWFEQLVHIEIGLEERS
- a CDS encoding ABC transporter ATP-binding protein, whose amino-acid sequence is MRGASIAVKDLTKSYGPIRALDGITFEVEQGEYFVVLGPIGSGRSTLLKCIAGLEQPDSGDILFDGSSVVGLPPDKRLAGYMPPGYALFPHMTVWENVAYGLWIKGYPKHEIERRVEEALKLVGLLHRADSYPHQLSGGQRQRVALARALASGARLLLLDEPLTALDAVLTLEVRREVRRVAKSLGLTVIHVTHNQEEAMAVADRIAVMRRGRIEQIGEPEDVYFHPRSPFCAKFVSGANLLRGQLIESYGVVGLAKVEGLGVVKVEHRGLRRGSTVLVAVRPESIELGEGRFRGRIVDVSLVGGIARVWLQIGNLRLEADVEPRLSLRAGADINFDVSEPLLAYEFRGLEEEVEL
- a CDS encoding ABC transporter ATP-binding protein — protein: MSGVALHVLNLSKRFGNIVALDKVSFEVREGEYFAIIGPSGSGKSTLLKCIAGLERPDNGKVYIFGRLVNDLPPEKREIGLIFQEIYLFPHMTVKSNVLYPAVVKGVKSAEDTAREILSSMGIELRAASLPSELSLGDQQKVALARALASGARLLLLDEPFGSMDPRTAERLRYEVRRVAKSLGLTVIHVTHNQEEAMAVADRIAVMRRGRIEQIGSPLELYLRPRSLFVARFIGGENNFLVGKVVEASGDFAVLDIGSAVLKGRGSVTSGLAVLTIRPEKLRFANDGRIEGVVDMREFLGKTYKYVIRLNGGVSLIVRSREKIEVGASVRLTFNPEDALVFPYPKEGLEEAVRYE
- a CDS encoding DUF47 family protein translates to MSSEGILAWFSDKRREKVLQSLEAHVREVMNCVKALQELIVSWRTGTIDLTARYNAVKAFEKAADNLRNSTARLLAGGSAGDAVERTFLLRLMGRVDRIADWSLEAARVITILSSYEVPSQVRDVYVAMSSKLGAIVEATYGAVKYLKEEPLAALNAADTVEKLEEDIDSVYAECRTLLIDAASNLSAPIVVMLFSALDALEHVADACEDACDIVREVVVRLTW
- a CDS encoding substrate-binding domain-containing protein, with the protein product MVKRGYLLLLTGLLIGLLCGVLMSRVYGYRVALSTSGAPERIELVFLFTSEKEAWINAIKPLFEKHFREKYGIELELKLYVTGSHETVNLILSGSVKPDVWSPASSIWIPYLEEKWKKMHGNDIVGEWYPIALSPLVLAGWGDLVARYGVRGFADLYMLAKAGVDFKYGHTDPMLSNSGLMALLLQFCEAVNKTPDQLTIDDIRNPKTLEIVKTIESKAVFYGKSTGFFGEWAVENGPQAISFFAVYENVVISTAAKARAKWGTGLVAVYPRIGVLYSDHPLVMIDAEWVDPWKKLAARELLLFLLQPEVQELAQRFGFRPVNPLVHLNESIFNEDNGVLGEIKARALKPPRGDVLEAILEVWVEVRNPGV
- a CDS encoding ABC transporter permease subunit; this translates as MRFVKYVKSAYTIAVLAISSFLVLAPSLYVVVYVVMHAGKVVEEAFNHYIVGSGYWQLIVKALSLSLRLSLSTLALNLAIGVPLAYIISRRRIRGYELLENVATLALVLPTSAFGFSVLITWSSPLGLASFFNLGRGIISQEFVIPVINVPALLLITHVALSLPYLVRPLTAALETLGEAYELVSRSLGASTLTTFRRVVLPLMLPSLVSGSVLALTRSLGETGASVIVAGVNVPASVAIVRLVGALRFGLASFLASLMVASTMALVLPIELLSKRIGLGREVKDTRVERMLVKIESKLSHGRFLTSSFKAFIVAVLFLVVLLPVLFVMKSTIEYWSREPYTGRVEGGILYQVFGPVGYWPLIIRAALNSLVVAGLSTLVATYLSILLFTAIRGTKLVPVIRALFRIPLVVPTSATGLSALLLYGENGLRLAHPSIWLTIMVHIAFTTPVVFETLMSASESIKPETFEEVARTLGASPYDALETITLPMLKRGIVAGAVLALLSSLGETGATMMVMGSDITLTVLVVNMAEAMAIPAALFTSTLLLAYALVALTLLRRVVR
- a CDS encoding STT3 domain-containing protein, which codes for MRNEGWKSLLAKLARGLTACISFFAKPSFIAALVVTLSVVIALLLRLAPLRWGVYLNEFDPFYEYYLAEKLLEKGNGSLLRGLAWWFSWWFDRGERDTLFWAPFGRDLRASSQLGAPLFSASVYKLLKDLGFEVDLYTVHAFIPAVWAATASIFAYLLAKEVWDSSAGVLAAVFMACSWPFIFRTNLGAKHEGVAIPFMLLTLYLLISGARRGSVLRGLLAGLAMGIVILAWGGFLYAWNLVSLTVLVWLLFNPEDVNVAKAFLPLIVIADILIAVMPRFGPIYAFASYAALLPWSAKLLSVLVMLHRVPRMGLRLDRKTASIVAGGLAVVALILWYMGLLTALPGRIMAILLPVLREVGVTTVAEHAVPTWASIYGSYGMLLPLSGFGALLCGYKYRRRIEDTLMLLFWVSAAYAAASMARLTLIMAPAVALLAGYAISELMEGAMRLWRQKSSAKRGLQPGFELALLPLAIVLLLPLPTVADTNSIAATHQPALILSSSIPVLDYNYQYLDWLSALEWIKANVPKNAVIATWWDYGYWISVNTGRNTTCDNATIDTKQIQRIATAFLSSEEEALKIFRELNVTYVVVFEPFLRAQLQYLGNVYFSPAYGGVGGDLAKSYQMARWIGADPNRYVGIGYVDNYPVLVPADTPEARNATLYRLLFVKTLERRLFIFEKLPFYGTPISNYRGPSPDIPPPTHFKLVYASRPNEWVLVFKVEYPSD
- a CDS encoding RNA-protein complex protein Nop10, which encodes MVSRWLLRKCTRCGTYTLNREGCPKCGGPVRIPHPPRFSPEDKYSKYRRMLKMQSARNQGSV
- a CDS encoding translation initiation factor IF-2 subunit alpha gives rise to the protein MTTVKRLPKLHELVIGTVKRIEEHGAFVTLDEYLNLEAYVPLNEVSHSWFKSIREVLKVGQKRVFKVIRVDPRRGLVDVSLKRVTDSERRKKMQEWKRFQRSMKLLELSAEKLNKSIEEALEVALNLENFYGDTLAGLEAAVKEGPEALQRAGVKEPWLSVLYELAKSYVRIPKVKASLMFSVSCTHGDGVERLRSILGAWSEVIKSFPDLTARFYVVGPPRYRMDIEAYDPKRIEAFINEVSKAILSRASEKGCQASFERLKLE
- a CDS encoding 30S ribosomal protein S27e, with translation MPKFSKILKPVPRSRFILVRCPDCGNEQVLFSHSSTPVFCRVCGRGLAKPTGGKAIIEAQPVRVLDKF
- a CDS encoding 50S ribosomal protein L44e; this encodes MKFPRAIRTYCPRCKTHTNHSVTLYKPGKRRTLAEGQRRYLRKQKGYGSKRKPEQKEFAKVTEKQVIKIKCSVCGYIQHRSLGRMKKLEIVEKA